The nucleotide sequence GGTTCGCCGACAAGGCATACGCCGAGTACGTGGCGGAAGATGTCGCCATCCGCAAGCTCATGTCCAAGGGCATGGAGCGGGCCGGCATCGCCAAGGTCGAGATCGAGCGCACCCGTGACCGGGTTCGTGTCGACATCCACACCGCACGTCCGGGGATCGTCATCGGCCGTCGTGGTGCGGAGGCCGACCGGATCCGTGGGCAGCTCGAGAAGCTGACCGGCAAGCAGGTGCAGCTGAACATCCTCGAGGTCCGCAACCCGGAGTCCGACGCGCAGCTGGTCGCCCAGGGTGTCGCCGAGCAGCTCTCGAACCGCGTGTCCTTCCGTCGTGCGATGCGCAAGTCGATGCAGTCGGCCCAGCGTTCGGGTGCCGTCAAGGGCATCCGGATCCAGTGCTCCGGTCGACTCGGCGGCGCAGAGATGAGCCGGTCCGAGTTCTACCGCGAGGGTCGCGTTCCGCTGCACACGCTGCGTGCCGACATCGACTACGGCTTCTTCGAGGCCAAGACGACGTTCGGCCGCATCGGCGTGAAGGTCTGGATCTACAAGGGCGACAAGACCGGCAGCCTGGCCGAGCAGAAGGCCGCAGAAGCCGCCGCTGCCCAGCGCGGTGCCGGTGGACGTCCCCCCGCTTCCGCCGATCGCTCCGACCGCCCGGCTCGCCGGCGTTCGGGTGCCAGCGGCACCACCCCGACCTCGACGGACGCCGGCCGCGCAGCTGCCGACGACGCCCCGGTCGTCGAAGACGCGGCTCCGGCCGCTCCGACTCAGGAGAGCTGACCTCACATGCTCATCCCCCGTAGGGTCAAGCACCGGAAGCAGCACCGTCCGCATCGGACCGGGCTCGCGACCGGCGGCACGGCCGTCACCTTCGGTGACTACGGCATCCAGGCTCTCGAGCCCGCGTATGTCACCAACCGGCAGATCGAGTCCGCTCGTATCGCCATCAACCGCCACATCAAGCGTGGTGGCCGGGTCTGGATCAACATCTACCCCGACCGTCCGCTGACCAAGAAGCCGGCCGAAACCCGCATGGGTTCCGGCAAGGGTTCGCCGGAGTGGTGGGTCGCCAACGTCAAGCCCGGCCGTGTGCTCTTCGAGATGAGCTACCCGACCGAGGCCATCGCCCGCGAGGCCCTGCGCCGCGCGATCCACAAGCTGCCGATGAAGTGTCGCATCGTGACCCGTGAAGGAGGGGAATCCTGATGGCCAC is from Nakamurella sp. PAMC28650 and encodes:
- the rpsC gene encoding 30S ribosomal protein S3; amino-acid sequence: MGQKVNPHGFRLGITTDWTSHWFADKAYAEYVAEDVAIRKLMSKGMERAGIAKVEIERTRDRVRVDIHTARPGIVIGRRGAEADRIRGQLEKLTGKQVQLNILEVRNPESDAQLVAQGVAEQLSNRVSFRRAMRKSMQSAQRSGAVKGIRIQCSGRLGGAEMSRSEFYREGRVPLHTLRADIDYGFFEAKTTFGRIGVKVWIYKGDKTGSLAEQKAAEAAAAQRGAGGRPPASADRSDRPARRRSGASGTTPTSTDAGRAAADDAPVVEDAAPAAPTQES
- the rplP gene encoding 50S ribosomal protein L16, whose translation is MLIPRRVKHRKQHRPHRTGLATGGTAVTFGDYGIQALEPAYVTNRQIESARIAINRHIKRGGRVWINIYPDRPLTKKPAETRMGSGKGSPEWWVANVKPGRVLFEMSYPTEAIAREALRRAIHKLPMKCRIVTREGGES